A DNA window from Pseudomonas tohonis contains the following coding sequences:
- a CDS encoding efflux RND transporter periplasmic adaptor subunit: MTTDRSPLARRGLLLAVAVLVIAGITWGLREAPGAAPAAMHWQRVDPAPLEHSIGLVGRIEPDRTLALGAPFAGIVAESLVEPGQRVQAGQLLLRMDAAETEVQQRDALSALLKARRAVQELKDWESGEEMSRARRTLRSAQLALASTEKKLGQTRALFERGIIPRNELEDLEQQARLQRMDLSAAERDLARSQARGSGEYLQIAEMELANAEVKHDALRELLEAREIKAPFAGIVVPAPGLSLDDAARGPVQAGSQVTQGAPLFGLASIERLKIVARVSELDVNQLREGMAVDVQGDGFEGEALHGTVSVVGGQALPSTQGGAQFEVMVAIPDLNEEQMRRVRLGMSARLSILAYRNESAMVVPPGALRSVDGRWLLDYRPSLEQPAREVQVRTGRATPAGVEVFGLEPGFVGISG; encoded by the coding sequence ATGACTACTGACCGTTCCCCGCTGGCCCGTCGCGGCCTGCTGCTCGCCGTCGCCGTGCTGGTCATCGCCGGCATCACCTGGGGCCTGCGCGAGGCGCCCGGGGCGGCGCCGGCGGCCATGCACTGGCAGCGCGTGGACCCGGCGCCGCTGGAGCACAGCATCGGCCTGGTGGGGCGTATCGAACCGGACAGGACCCTGGCGCTGGGTGCGCCTTTCGCCGGCATCGTGGCCGAATCCCTGGTGGAGCCGGGGCAGCGGGTCCAGGCCGGGCAGCTGCTGCTGCGCATGGACGCGGCCGAGACCGAGGTGCAGCAGCGCGATGCGCTGTCGGCCCTGCTCAAGGCGCGGCGCGCGGTGCAGGAGCTCAAGGACTGGGAAAGCGGCGAGGAGATGTCCCGCGCGCGGCGGACCCTGCGCAGCGCCCAACTGGCCCTGGCCAGCACCGAGAAGAAGCTCGGCCAGACCCGCGCGCTGTTCGAGCGCGGCATCATCCCGCGCAACGAGCTGGAGGACCTGGAGCAGCAGGCGCGCCTGCAGCGCATGGACCTGAGCGCCGCGGAGCGCGACCTGGCCCGCTCCCAGGCGCGTGGTAGCGGCGAGTACCTGCAGATCGCCGAGATGGAGCTGGCCAACGCGGAAGTCAAGCACGACGCGCTGCGCGAGCTGCTGGAGGCACGGGAGATCAAGGCGCCCTTCGCCGGCATCGTGGTGCCGGCCCCCGGGTTGAGCCTGGATGACGCCGCACGCGGGCCGGTGCAGGCCGGCTCCCAGGTGACCCAGGGCGCGCCGCTGTTCGGCCTGGCCAGCATCGAGCGGCTGAAGATCGTGGCACGGGTTTCCGAGCTGGACGTCAACCAGCTGCGCGAAGGCATGGCGGTGGACGTGCAGGGCGACGGCTTCGAGGGCGAGGCGCTGCACGGGACCGTCAGCGTGGTGGGCGGCCAGGCGCTGCCGAGCACCCAGGGTGGCGCGCAGTTCGAAGTGATGGTCGCCATCCCCGATCTCAACGAGGAGCAGATGCGCCGTGTACGGCTGGGCATGAGCGCACGCCTGTCGATCCTCGCCTACCGCAACGAGTCCGCCATGGTCGTGCCCCCCGGTGCCCTGCGCAGCGTGGACGGGCGCTGGCTGCTGGACTACCGCCCCAGCCTGGAGCAGCCCGCGCGGGAAGTGCAGGTCCGCACCGGCCGTGCGACGCCGGCGGGTGTCGAGGTATTCGGCCTGGAGCCTGGGTTCGTCGGCATCTCCGGCTGA